A region from the Terriglobales bacterium genome encodes:
- the ispH gene encoding 4-hydroxy-3-methylbut-2-enyl diphosphate reductase has protein sequence MAVTEKTLLLLKPRGFCAGVVRAIDIVRIALETFGAPIYVRKEIVHNRFVVEELQQKGAIFVDEIEEVPAGERVIYSAHGVSPEVREASKARKLRVIDATCPLVTKVHVEAVKFAKEGYSLVLIGHRDHDEVIGTMGEAPEVTQVVGSVEEVAGLKVPNADRVAYLTQTTLSLDETRGIIAALKAKFPNIKGPAAQDICYATENRQTAVKQSSSRVGLLLVVGSDNSSNSKRLVEVARTLGTNSHLIENYRAILPEWLTGVDTVALTAGASAPEVLVDEVVNFLKESGFGNVQEVEVMPENVRFGLPAEILDAVKGSSRQFVGVESLAGN, from the coding sequence ATGGCAGTGACTGAAAAGACTTTGTTGCTTTTGAAGCCGCGTGGATTTTGCGCAGGTGTAGTGCGCGCCATCGATATTGTCCGAATTGCGCTGGAGACGTTCGGAGCGCCGATCTATGTTCGCAAAGAGATCGTGCATAACCGTTTTGTCGTGGAAGAGCTTCAGCAAAAGGGCGCGATTTTCGTGGATGAGATCGAGGAAGTCCCTGCTGGTGAACGGGTTATCTACAGCGCGCACGGCGTATCCCCAGAGGTTCGCGAAGCCAGCAAAGCCCGGAAACTGCGGGTGATCGATGCCACTTGTCCGCTGGTGACCAAGGTCCACGTGGAGGCGGTGAAGTTCGCGAAGGAAGGGTACTCGCTCGTCCTGATCGGGCACCGCGACCACGATGAGGTGATCGGCACCATGGGCGAAGCCCCAGAGGTGACGCAGGTTGTCGGTTCTGTGGAGGAAGTAGCGGGCCTCAAGGTGCCGAACGCGGACCGAGTCGCTTACCTGACCCAGACGACCTTGAGCTTGGACGAGACGCGAGGCATCATCGCTGCGCTGAAAGCCAAGTTCCCAAACATCAAAGGTCCCGCAGCGCAGGATATTTGCTACGCCACTGAAAACCGGCAGACTGCCGTGAAGCAGTCATCAAGCAGAGTTGGGTTGCTGCTCGTAGTAGGTTCGGACAACAGTTCGAACTCGAAGCGGTTGGTGGAAGTGGCCCGTACGCTTGGAACGAACTCGCACCTGATTGAGAACTACCGGGCGATTCTACCGGAGTGGCTGACGGGCGTAGACACAGTGGCGCTAACGGCCGGAGCGTCGGCACCAGAAGTTCTCGTGGACGAAGTGGTGAACTTCCTGAAGGAATCCGGATTTGGCAATGTTCAGGAAGTGGAAGTGATGCCGGAGAATGTAAGATTCGGACTTCCGGCTGAGATTCTCGATGCGGTAAAAGGATCATCCCGCCAGTTCGTCGGTGTTGAATCACTTGCGGGGAACTAA
- a CDS encoding DinB family protein encodes MRRLLVVFLMLSCLPLFAQNQAKKTPTLKSILLEQLRTTHNEKDWFVDADTAMAGLTAEQAKWVDGKGNHSVGQLVNHMVFWNTDQLAKFKGEKPPKFSGDNNETFNNFDANRWNETVKQFDQVMADLEKFVENADDKQLNEWASNIAHIGTHNAYHIGQIVFVRKEQGSWNPDKGVK; translated from the coding sequence ATGCGCAGATTGCTTGTCGTTTTTCTTATGTTGTCCTGCCTCCCTTTGTTCGCCCAGAATCAGGCAAAAAAGACTCCAACGCTCAAGTCCATCCTCTTGGAACAATTGCGCACCACCCACAACGAAAAGGACTGGTTCGTTGATGCCGATACGGCTATGGCCGGACTCACTGCGGAGCAGGCTAAGTGGGTAGACGGAAAAGGCAACCATTCCGTTGGCCAACTCGTGAATCACATGGTCTTCTGGAACACCGACCAGCTTGCGAAATTCAAGGGCGAGAAGCCCCCAAAATTCAGCGGCGACAACAATGAAACCTTCAACAACTTCGACGCGAACCGTTGGAATGAAACCGTGAAACAGTTCGACCAGGTCATGGCCGACTTGGAGAAGTTTGTCGAAAACGCGGACGATAAGCAACTGAATGAATGGGCGTCCAACATCGCGCACATTGGAACCCACAACGCTTATCACATCGGACAGATCGTCTTCGTTCGTAAAGAGCAGGGTTCATGGAATCCGGACAAGGGAGTCAAATAG
- the recN gene encoding DNA repair protein RecN → MLVELRVENYAVIDSVVVEFASGLNLLTGETGAGKSILIDALALLLGEKASSDVVRHGTDKAVVSAVFELSDAEMKLAIKTLEGNGIDLDDEQIIVRREIQSNGRGRVFICNQPATVAVLKQLAPTLASVHAQRESIISFDEETRLELLDSFAAADNSGVAAAFSEWKSIKDRIAELERDEQDRLRMVDLWSFQKKEIQSANLVAEEDEKLEAEKKVLANAEKIFAAAQAAHEALYESNESASALIRIGYRHLQDVARFDAKFEESLAQLESARITVEDIGATLSDYAESVNASPERLAEVEDRLAVIDRLKRKYGASVEEVIAYGDDVTRKLNEIENKDEVLRKLKQEQSTAGQKYLAAARVLSKQRYESARKLEKLVEAEVNDLAMKVRFKVDVTGSDDEANWSTSGFDRVQYMIATNAGEPLRPLEEIASGGELSRVMLSLKVVAEAGKSKKKSQRTLVFDEIDIGIGGRAAEAVGKKLKTLSHVNQVICITHLPQIASFADQHYVIEKREADGRTKTAVRLLTDAGRTEEIARMLSGAKLTEASRKHAEQLLKANA, encoded by the coding sequence ATGCTAGTAGAACTGCGCGTCGAAAACTATGCGGTGATTGACAGTGTGGTGGTGGAATTCGCATCGGGCCTGAACCTATTGACCGGCGAAACCGGAGCCGGAAAATCCATCCTGATTGATGCCCTGGCGTTGCTGCTGGGAGAGAAAGCATCGTCTGACGTGGTCCGTCACGGCACGGACAAGGCGGTGGTCTCCGCGGTATTCGAACTCAGCGATGCCGAGATGAAACTGGCAATCAAGACGCTGGAGGGAAACGGAATTGATCTGGATGACGAGCAAATCATCGTGCGCCGTGAAATCCAGTCAAACGGACGCGGGAGAGTATTCATCTGCAACCAACCGGCGACGGTAGCCGTCCTGAAGCAATTGGCGCCGACACTGGCGTCGGTCCACGCACAGAGAGAGTCCATCATTTCCTTTGACGAAGAGACGCGTCTGGAATTGCTGGATTCGTTCGCGGCGGCCGACAACAGTGGGGTGGCTGCAGCGTTCTCAGAGTGGAAGTCGATCAAAGACCGAATCGCCGAACTCGAGCGTGATGAACAGGACCGCCTGCGCATGGTGGACCTGTGGAGTTTCCAGAAGAAAGAGATCCAGTCGGCGAACCTCGTGGCGGAAGAAGATGAAAAGCTCGAGGCGGAGAAGAAGGTTCTCGCCAACGCTGAAAAGATCTTCGCCGCAGCTCAGGCCGCGCATGAAGCTCTGTACGAAAGCAATGAATCGGCATCGGCCCTGATACGCATTGGGTACAGGCATCTTCAGGATGTAGCGAGATTCGATGCGAAGTTCGAGGAGTCGCTGGCACAACTGGAGTCGGCGCGCATTACGGTTGAGGATATCGGGGCCACACTCAGCGACTACGCCGAGTCGGTGAATGCCTCGCCGGAACGACTGGCGGAGGTGGAAGACAGGCTGGCCGTGATCGACCGATTGAAAAGAAAGTACGGTGCATCGGTCGAAGAGGTCATCGCATACGGGGATGACGTTACGCGAAAGCTCAACGAGATCGAAAACAAGGACGAAGTGCTGCGGAAACTGAAGCAGGAGCAGTCGACAGCAGGACAGAAGTACCTGGCGGCAGCGCGAGTGTTGTCGAAACAGCGGTACGAATCAGCCAGGAAACTGGAAAAACTGGTCGAAGCGGAAGTGAACGACCTGGCGATGAAGGTGCGATTTAAAGTTGACGTTACCGGGTCGGACGACGAGGCAAACTGGAGCACAAGCGGTTTTGACCGTGTTCAATACATGATCGCGACGAATGCGGGCGAGCCGTTGCGACCTCTAGAGGAGATTGCTTCGGGCGGCGAGTTGTCTCGGGTAATGTTATCGCTGAAGGTAGTGGCGGAGGCGGGGAAGTCGAAGAAGAAGTCGCAACGGACCCTTGTGTTCGACGAAATCGACATCGGAATCGGCGGGCGCGCAGCCGAGGCGGTGGGGAAGAAGTTGAAGACGCTATCGCACGTGAACCAGGTCATCTGCATTACACACCTGCCGCAGATTGCGTCGTTTGCGGATCAACATTATGTGATCGAGAAGCGCGAAGCCGACGGTCGCACGAAAACGGCGGTCCGGTTGCTGACGGATGCCGGGCGAACAGAAGAGATTGCACGCATGTTAAGCGGAGCTAAACTCACCGAAGCCAGTCGCAAACATGCGGAACAGTTGCTGAAAGCGAACGCTTAG
- a CDS encoding MotA/TolQ/ExbB proton channel family protein, translating into MMPTPLLFASVMGGEIGNLLWQSGPVAKVVLAILLLFSIFSWAIIVQKLQYMRQARTQSGRFIRAFRRASRLQDVAAVAEQFKPSPLVSVFEGGYEELKKQGGLRNAVAVQRAMQIASSEELTRIERRLPWLATTGSVTPFIGLFGTVWGVIDAFHGLGTAGAATLRAVAPGISEALIATAAGLFAAIPAVIAYNILLNQVREFGQRMDDFSLEMMNTIERNVPANRPAAVPEPEYRS; encoded by the coding sequence ATGATGCCAACTCCCCTTTTGTTTGCCAGTGTTATGGGCGGCGAGATCGGCAATCTGCTTTGGCAGAGTGGCCCCGTCGCTAAGGTCGTCCTTGCCATCCTGCTCCTGTTCAGCATCTTTTCCTGGGCGATTATTGTCCAGAAGTTGCAGTACATGCGGCAGGCACGCACCCAAAGCGGACGCTTTATCCGTGCCTTCCGCCGAGCCAGCCGCCTCCAGGATGTCGCCGCCGTCGCTGAACAGTTCAAGCCCAGCCCGCTGGTATCCGTTTTTGAGGGTGGGTACGAGGAACTGAAGAAACAGGGCGGACTCCGGAATGCCGTCGCCGTTCAGCGCGCGATGCAGATCGCGTCATCGGAAGAACTTACGCGCATCGAGCGCCGGCTGCCCTGGCTCGCAACCACGGGATCGGTCACCCCGTTCATCGGTTTATTCGGTACGGTTTGGGGCGTCATCGACGCTTTTCACGGCCTCGGAACCGCTGGCGCCGCCACCTTGCGTGCTGTCGCTCCCGGCATCTCGGAAGCCCTGATCGCCACCGCCGCCGGACTCTTCGCCGCGATTCCTGCCGTGATCGCGTACAACATCCTGCTCAACCAGGTTCGTGAATTCGGTCAGCGTATGGACGACTTCTCGCTCGAGATGATGAACACCATCGAGCGCAACGTCCCGGCTAACCGCCCAGCGGCAGTTCCCGAACCGGAGTATCGGTCGTAA
- a CDS encoding biopolymer transporter ExbD has product MAFTNSQGRTQSSLADINITPFVDVVLVLLIIFMITAPVLQSGIEVAVPKTRTVKEITEERLVISIDKEQRVFLGNDAVNINEIGDKLRRKIRDPQNQYIFVRADENVPFGAFATVMDAVKQSGITNVSIVTQPLTSNARK; this is encoded by the coding sequence ATGGCATTTACCAACTCACAAGGACGCACGCAGTCGTCGTTGGCCGACATCAATATCACTCCGTTCGTCGATGTCGTGCTGGTGCTGTTGATCATCTTCATGATCACCGCTCCTGTGTTGCAGTCGGGAATTGAAGTCGCGGTTCCGAAGACGCGCACCGTCAAGGAGATCACCGAAGAACGTCTCGTGATATCCATCGACAAAGAACAGCGTGTCTTCCTCGGCAACGATGCTGTCAACATCAATGAAATCGGCGACAAGCTTCGCCGCAAGATTCGCGATCCGCAGAACCAGTACATATTTGTGCGTGCCGACGAGAACGTTCCTTTCGGCGCTTTCGCAACCGTTATGGACGCGGTGAAACAGTCTGGCATCACCAACGTGAGCATTGTTACTCAACCTTTGACTTCGAATGCCCGTAAGTAA
- a CDS encoding TonB family protein, translating to MPVSNDIYNEREGLTSPLALSVALHGMLFASILIYSAVLNRNSGTNWGGDSFGGGEAMSATLVSNIPLPRPQVETENIVANESKGLTQSQPKVEEKEAPEAIPIPDKDAKRKQAKPVTSTVTKPKPAAPEPPNVVPFGQGGPVSGPYGSFSANNAQGGFGFTGSGGDFGSRYAWYVRTVREKVSQNWLKYEIDPNITNARRVYITFDIDRSGRPGNVQVEQSSGIPSLDISAVRALQRIDTFGSLPSDYGGSKVSVEFWFDYRR from the coding sequence ATGCCCGTAAGTAACGACATCTACAATGAACGCGAAGGCTTGACCTCTCCGCTCGCGCTCTCCGTGGCGCTCCACGGGATGTTGTTCGCTTCCATCCTGATTTACAGCGCGGTTCTGAACCGTAATTCCGGGACCAACTGGGGCGGCGACAGTTTCGGTGGCGGCGAGGCCATGAGTGCCACCCTCGTCAGCAACATCCCGCTCCCGCGCCCCCAGGTTGAGACCGAAAATATTGTTGCCAACGAGTCCAAGGGTCTAACCCAGTCGCAGCCCAAGGTCGAGGAAAAGGAAGCACCGGAAGCCATTCCCATTCCCGACAAGGACGCCAAGCGCAAACAGGCCAAGCCCGTCACGAGCACCGTTACAAAGCCGAAGCCCGCTGCGCCCGAACCACCCAATGTCGTGCCTTTCGGACAAGGCGGCCCGGTCAGCGGACCCTACGGATCCTTTTCTGCCAACAACGCTCAGGGAGGATTCGGGTTCACAGGATCGGGCGGCGACTTCGGAAGCCGCTACGCCTGGTATGTGCGCACCGTTCGCGAAAAGGTTTCGCAGAACTGGCTTAAGTACGAGATCGACCCCAACATCACCAACGCTCGTCGTGTTTACATTACGTTCGATATCGACCGTTCCGGACGACCCGGCAATGTCCAGGTGGAGCAGTCAAGCGGCATTCCTTCGCTCGACATTTCCGCCGTCCGTGCATTGCAACGTATTGATACTTTCGGCTCCCTGCCCAGCGATTACGGCGGAAGCAAGGTTTCCGTGGAATTCTGGTTTGATTACCGGCGCTAG
- the tolB gene encoding Tol-Pal system beta propeller repeat protein TolB, which translates to MMKKLALTFFALVLSSPLFAQTDWIKTGTGLGVEQVRLAVPDFQPVSNAGQTASLNKVFNDTLWNDLNNSGIFEMVSKSFYPLQTPGRPEEVKADAWSNEPPKAGMLAFGNLDASQQDIIVQGWLVDVKNPSGPPVLAKQYREPASEASARSIAHKFANEIIYRLGGGLNGITETKIYFISNRTGNKEVWSMDYDGNSQHQLTKLGSIALSPRISPDNSRVAFTSFSRGVELRMYSLELGRLVSFPSYGGTNTSPAWSSDGSKIAFSSSRNGDPEIYIADANGSNLKRVTAYKGPDVSPVWNPKTNAQIAWVSGRTGLPQIYIMDSDGTNVQRITDQGYAVSPSWSPNGQYLAFAWIRHYGPGAPGNQDIYVMDIASKRIVQLTSGGGRNDFPSWSPDNRHIVYQSDRNGRWQIWSMLADGTKQQQLTKSGENTQPNWSFR; encoded by the coding sequence ATGATGAAGAAACTCGCCCTCACCTTCTTCGCCCTGGTTCTCTCTTCACCCTTATTTGCGCAAACGGATTGGATCAAGACCGGTACCGGCCTCGGCGTCGAACAGGTCCGTCTCGCCGTCCCTGACTTTCAGCCCGTCTCGAATGCTGGACAGACGGCTTCCTTGAACAAGGTCTTCAACGATACTCTCTGGAACGATCTCAACAACTCTGGAATCTTCGAGATGGTGTCGAAGAGCTTCTACCCTCTCCAGACCCCTGGGCGGCCGGAAGAGGTGAAAGCCGATGCGTGGTCGAACGAACCGCCCAAAGCCGGCATGCTTGCTTTCGGAAATCTCGACGCCTCTCAGCAGGACATCATTGTCCAGGGCTGGCTCGTTGACGTGAAGAATCCCAGTGGCCCCCCAGTGCTCGCCAAGCAGTATCGCGAACCCGCTTCGGAAGCCAGCGCTCGCAGCATCGCGCACAAGTTCGCCAACGAAATCATCTACCGGCTTGGCGGCGGCCTCAACGGCATCACCGAAACCAAGATTTACTTCATCAGCAATCGCACCGGAAACAAGGAAGTCTGGTCGATGGATTACGACGGCAACAGCCAGCACCAATTAACCAAGCTTGGCTCCATTGCCTTGTCGCCGCGCATCTCCCCCGACAATTCGCGTGTCGCCTTCACCAGTTTTTCCCGCGGTGTGGAACTTCGGATGTACTCCCTCGAACTCGGTCGTCTCGTTTCGTTCCCGAGTTACGGCGGGACCAACACTTCTCCCGCGTGGTCGTCCGACGGCAGCAAGATCGCCTTCTCTTCTTCGCGGAACGGCGATCCCGAGATCTATATCGCCGACGCCAACGGTTCGAACCTGAAGCGCGTGACCGCCTACAAAGGTCCCGACGTTTCCCCCGTGTGGAACCCGAAGACCAACGCCCAGATCGCTTGGGTTAGCGGTCGTACCGGACTGCCGCAGATCTACATCATGGATTCCGACGGCACCAACGTGCAGCGCATCACCGATCAGGGATACGCCGTGTCGCCGTCGTGGTCACCCAATGGTCAATATCTCGCGTTTGCATGGATTCGCCATTACGGCCCCGGTGCTCCCGGCAACCAGGATATCTACGTAATGGATATCGCCAGCAAGCGAATCGTCCAGTTAACCAGCGGTGGCGGACGTAACGACTTCCCCTCCTGGTCACCGGATAATCGTCACATCGTGTATCAATCGGACCGAAATGGACGCTGGCAAATCTGGTCGATGCTGGCCGACGGAACAAAGCAGCAGCAACTCACAAAATCAGGTGAAAACACGCAACCGAATTGGAGTTTCCGCTAA
- the pal gene encoding peptidoglycan-associated lipoprotein Pal: MKQKHMKWAMLIVTMAAIITLGACKKKVQPPPPTPPPPPAAPTATLSANPSTIEKGQSTTLTWQTTNADDVTLGPNKVDANGSASVSPTESTTFRLIAKGPGGTKEETARVTVTVPPPPPPPQPTETDQELFNRSIKDVFFDYDSYEIRADAQASIAADAQFLQQHPNIQFTVEGHCDERGSTEYNLALGDNRANAVKTALVQAGVSADRIRTISFGKEKPFCTESNEQCWQQNRRGHLAFGK; the protein is encoded by the coding sequence GTGAAGCAAAAACATATGAAATGGGCGATGTTGATCGTAACCATGGCAGCGATCATTACATTGGGCGCCTGCAAGAAGAAGGTTCAGCCCCCGCCACCGACGCCACCACCGCCGCCTGCTGCCCCAACTGCAACGTTGTCGGCGAATCCCAGCACCATCGAAAAGGGTCAGTCAACCACGTTGACGTGGCAGACTACGAATGCTGACGATGTCACACTCGGGCCCAATAAGGTCGATGCGAACGGTTCCGCATCCGTTTCTCCCACCGAGTCCACCACTTTCCGCCTCATCGCGAAGGGGCCTGGTGGTACCAAGGAAGAGACCGCCCGCGTGACGGTCACCGTACCGCCGCCACCTCCGCCACCGCAGCCTACGGAGACGGACCAGGAGCTGTTCAACCGCAGCATCAAGGACGTCTTCTTCGATTACGACAGCTACGAGATTCGTGCTGATGCTCAGGCTTCCATAGCCGCCGATGCCCAGTTCCTTCAGCAGCACCCGAACATTCAGTTCACCGTTGAAGGACACTGCGACGAGCGCGGCTCCACCGAATACAATTTGGCTCTTGGTGACAACCGTGCCAATGCCGTGAAGACTGCCCTCGTGCAGGCTGGCGTCAGCGCTGACCGCATTCGGACCATCAGCTTCGGCAAGGAAAAGCCGTTCTGCACCGAGTCCAATGAGCAGTGCTGGCAGCAGAACCGCCGTGGTCATTTAGCCTTCGGCAAATAG
- the ybgF gene encoding tol-pal system protein YbgF, whose amino-acid sequence MKFRVSSLLVLFLALAAVPSFGANKEMVQLQTQVQALQDQMAQMRQSFDERMGIMRNLIEQSTDNVNKVAASVDQLNQSIQKSRQDDGARADQLSGQVQALHDTVDELKARMTKVTQQLDAIQSAQQNIVAPSAPAAGAPQAGSQAPPADVLYNNALRDYNAGNYDLASQEFADYLKFYPNTELAGNAQFYLGDVAFRQGNYAQAVKAYDAVIEQFPEGNKSAAAQLKKGYALLELGQRQAGIRELNALVTRYPRSLEAQQAKDRLRKLGAATPASKKSPRG is encoded by the coding sequence ATGAAATTTCGAGTTTCGTCCCTGCTTGTTCTGTTCCTGGCTCTTGCCGCGGTTCCGTCCTTCGGCGCCAACAAGGAAATGGTCCAGCTCCAGACACAAGTCCAGGCGCTGCAAGACCAGATGGCGCAGATGCGGCAGTCGTTTGATGAGCGCATGGGCATCATGCGGAACCTCATCGAGCAGAGCACAGACAACGTCAACAAGGTTGCCGCGTCCGTCGACCAGCTGAATCAATCCATTCAAAAATCACGACAGGACGACGGCGCCCGGGCCGACCAACTCTCCGGACAGGTCCAGGCGCTTCACGATACGGTCGACGAACTGAAAGCTCGCATGACCAAGGTGACGCAGCAGCTCGACGCCATCCAGTCCGCGCAGCAGAATATCGTCGCCCCTTCCGCTCCGGCTGCTGGTGCTCCGCAGGCTGGGTCACAGGCGCCTCCGGCCGACGTCCTTTACAACAATGCTCTTCGCGATTACAACGCCGGCAATTACGATCTTGCCAGCCAGGAATTCGCCGATTATCTGAAGTTCTATCCCAACACCGAACTCGCAGGTAACGCGCAGTTTTATCTCGGCGATGTGGCCTTTCGCCAGGGCAACTACGCCCAGGCCGTCAAGGCGTACGACGCCGTGATTGAACAATTCCCGGAAGGTAATAAGTCGGCGGCCGCGCAGTTAAAGAAGGGATACGCCCTTCTCGAGCTCGGACAGCGTCAGGCTGGTATTCGCGAACTGAATGCGCTGGTAACGCGATATCCGCGCAGCCTCGAGGCACAGCAGGCCAAGGATCGGCTGCGAAAGCTCGGCGCGGCAACACCCGCGTCGAAGAAATCTCCGCGCGGCTAA
- the malQ gene encoding 4-alpha-glucanotransferase gives MNTENKFPRSSGILMHPTSLPGRFGVGDFGEEAYRFIDFLADAGQKLWQVLPLNPTGYGDSPFQSLSASAGNPLLISIERLIASGELREGDLGEVPVFDEDEVDFGAVIKFKEPLLRKAAERFLRSDRRDEFDEFCRENAKWLDEFALFMALKEAHDLVAWSQWPASLAGRDARALADWSRKLSQEIETIKYWQFVFFRQWHELREYGRQKGIRVIGDIPIYVAHDSANVWANRELFCLDERGNPEKVAGVPPDYFSETGQLWGNPIYNWPLMKERGYAWWVERLRSALRLYDYVRIDHFRGFEAYWEVAASEKTAMNGRWVKGPGAELFEVLQRELGDLPIIAENLGVITPEVEEIRHRFRMPGMAILQFGFGNDPQAPTFRPHNYVRELVAYTGTHDNDTVVGWWNSRPGKGSIRTEEDIRKEHAYARAYLGFKDEPVNWVLIKGVLASVANTAIVPMQDLLGLGNEARMNLPGTSSGNWRWRMKPGALTKELAIRLRELVTLYER, from the coding sequence ATGAATACGGAAAACAAGTTCCCGAGATCCAGCGGAATCCTGATGCACCCGACGTCGTTGCCGGGACGATTCGGGGTCGGCGACTTCGGCGAAGAGGCTTATCGCTTCATTGATTTCCTCGCGGATGCGGGGCAGAAGCTCTGGCAGGTGTTGCCGTTGAATCCGACCGGCTATGGCGATTCGCCGTTCCAGTCGCTTTCGGCAAGCGCAGGTAATCCACTGCTGATCAGCATCGAGAGGCTGATCGCGTCGGGAGAGTTGCGCGAAGGAGATTTAGGTGAGGTCCCGGTATTCGATGAGGACGAGGTCGATTTTGGGGCGGTGATCAAGTTCAAGGAGCCACTGCTTCGCAAGGCGGCCGAAAGATTCTTGCGGTCCGACCGCCGGGATGAGTTCGATGAGTTCTGTCGTGAAAATGCAAAATGGCTGGATGAATTCGCGCTATTCATGGCGCTGAAAGAAGCGCATGACCTGGTGGCCTGGAGCCAATGGCCAGCCAGCCTTGCCGGAAGGGATGCAAGAGCATTAGCCGACTGGTCGCGGAAATTGTCGCAGGAGATTGAGACGATCAAATACTGGCAGTTCGTCTTTTTCCGACAGTGGCACGAGTTGAGGGAGTACGGGCGGCAGAAGGGCATTCGCGTGATCGGGGATATTCCGATCTACGTGGCGCATGACAGCGCCAACGTGTGGGCGAACCGTGAGTTGTTCTGCCTGGATGAAAGGGGAAATCCGGAGAAAGTGGCAGGGGTTCCGCCGGACTATTTCAGCGAAACAGGCCAACTCTGGGGCAATCCGATTTACAACTGGCCGCTGATGAAAGAGCGCGGCTACGCATGGTGGGTGGAACGCCTGCGTTCGGCTTTGCGACTGTATGACTACGTGCGCATCGATCACTTCCGTGGGTTCGAGGCGTATTGGGAAGTAGCGGCTTCGGAAAAGACCGCGATGAACGGCCGCTGGGTAAAAGGTCCCGGCGCGGAGTTGTTCGAAGTACTTCAGCGCGAGTTGGGAGATTTGCCGATCATTGCGGAGAACCTGGGAGTGATTACGCCGGAGGTCGAGGAGATCCGGCATCGGTTCCGCATGCCGGGGATGGCGATCCTGCAATTCGGTTTTGGGAACGATCCGCAGGCGCCCACGTTTCGTCCTCACAACTATGTGAGAGAACTGGTGGCGTACACCGGCACCCACGACAACGATACCGTGGTGGGTTGGTGGAACAGCCGCCCGGGTAAGGGGAGCATTCGGACGGAAGAGGACATCCGTAAGGAGCACGCGTATGCGCGAGCTTACCTGGGGTTCAAAGATGAGCCGGTGAACTGGGTGCTGATCAAGGGAGTGCTTGCTTCCGTGGCGAATACAGCGATCGTTCCGATGCAGGACCTGTTGGGCTTAGGAAACGAGGCGAGGATGAACCTTCCGGGAACGTCGAGCGGGAACTGGCGCTGGCGAATGAAACCGGGGGCGCTTACAAAAGAGCTTGCGATACGCCTGCGCGAACTGGTGACGTTGTACGAGCGTTAA
- a CDS encoding YihY/virulence factor BrkB family protein, whose translation MAKVVTEKAREKKPRTSLEKPSIWELGGLSWWQLLKRLWTSMDSNHDDSFGRAAELAYFFFLAVFPGLLFLMTVLGIVAGNNESFRTTLFSYAAQALPPSAWELVQKTISETAKSATGWKVALGILGALWSASAGTSTLMTVLNFAYHVKERRSWLRTRFVIAPLLTIALAGLLLGALGIILSGLWTSNWAAAHGFGTAAIIWRIIQWPIAFCFVVFAFALLYFFAPDVEDQKWYWITPGSIIGVMLWVAASAGFRAYLHFFNSYSATYGSLGAVIILMLWFYITGLTLLIGAEANAEIEHAAAEHGRADAKLKGEKEAPAA comes from the coding sequence ATGGCAAAAGTAGTTACCGAAAAAGCTAGGGAAAAGAAACCTCGCACCAGTCTTGAGAAGCCCTCCATCTGGGAACTCGGCGGACTCTCCTGGTGGCAGTTGCTAAAGCGCCTCTGGACGAGCATGGATTCCAACCATGACGACTCCTTCGGCCGTGCAGCCGAATTGGCGTACTTCTTCTTTCTCGCGGTTTTTCCGGGGTTGTTGTTCCTGATGACCGTGCTGGGAATCGTAGCGGGCAACAACGAGAGCTTTCGAACCACGCTCTTCTCCTACGCGGCCCAAGCGCTTCCCCCATCGGCCTGGGAACTGGTTCAGAAAACCATTTCCGAAACTGCGAAATCGGCTACCGGATGGAAGGTCGCCCTGGGTATTTTGGGCGCTTTATGGTCGGCTTCGGCCGGGACATCCACGCTTATGACCGTGCTCAACTTCGCCTATCACGTGAAGGAGCGCCGTTCGTGGCTCAGGACACGCTTTGTGATCGCTCCCCTGCTCACCATCGCACTCGCCGGACTTCTCCTCGGCGCATTAGGGATTATTTTGTCAGGGCTGTGGACATCCAACTGGGCCGCCGCCCACGGCTTCGGGACAGCCGCGATAATCTGGCGCATCATTCAGTGGCCGATCGCGTTCTGCTTCGTCGTATTCGCCTTCGCACTTCTTTACTTTTTCGCGCCCGATGTCGAAGACCAGAAATGGTACTGGATCACCCCCGGCTCCATCATCGGGGTTATGCTGTGGGTCGCTGCATCCGCAGGCTTCCGCGCTTACCTGCATTTCTTCAATAGCTACAGCGCCACGTATGGCTCCCTCGGCGCTGTCATCATCCTCATGTTGTGGTTCTATATCACCGGACTCACGCTGCTCATCGGTGCTGAAGCTAATGCCGAAATCGAGCACGCCGCTGCCGAGCACGGTCGTGCCGACGCAAAACTCAAGGGAGAGAAGGAGGCCCCAGCCGCCTGA